A single genomic interval of Lathyrus oleraceus cultivar Zhongwan6 chromosome 7, CAAS_Psat_ZW6_1.0, whole genome shotgun sequence harbors:
- the LOC127103491 gene encoding uncharacterized protein LOC127103491, with protein sequence MGKIAQQLASSSQAQGALPSATVTSPREHNNVSVVTTRRGKSEEVVEEVDEERDQMIKVDLEIRENKVVREEVAAPKPVVKETGIEPKPVVKLPFPTWNKKKGQHENFLEKFLELFKKLEINIPLLAELEQMPTYAKFMKYIISKRRTADTNPIILTETCSTILQGMKIPIKKKDHGAVTIPCTIGDRSFNKALIDLEASMSLIPLSIYKKLGIGAAQDTRMTLQFSDHSVKKPYGIVEDVLVKIDKFVFPVDFVILEMPEDEEIPLILGRPFLETGRCLINIKEGTMTLKFYDE encoded by the coding sequence ATGGGTAAAATCGCTCAACAACTAGCTTCAagttctcaagcacaaggtgcTCTACCTAGTGCAACCGTGACAAGTcctagagagcataataatgtgagtgttGTGACAACCCGAAGGGGTAAATCTGAGGAAGTTGTTGAGGAAGTTGATGAAGAGAGAGACCAAATGATCAAAGTGGACCTTGAGATCAGAGAAAATAAAGTGGTTAGAGAAGAAGTAGCAGCACCGAAACCAGTGGTGAAAGAAACAGGCATTGAGCCCAAACCGGTTGTTAAACTCCCATTCCCCACTTGGAACAAGAAAAAAGGGCAACATGAGAATTTTCTTGAAAAGTTCTTAGAGTTATTCAAGAAACTGGAGATTAATATTCCTTTGTTGGCGGAACTTGAACAAATGCCTACatatgcaaagttcatgaagtATATCATTTCGAAGAGGCGTACCGCCGATACTAACCCAATTATCCTCACTGAAACTTGTAGTactattttgcagggtatgaagattcctATCAAAAAGAAGGATCACGGAGCTGTCACTATCCCATGCACTATTGGAGATAGGTCATTCAACAAAGCTCTGATTGATCTGGAAGCTAGTATGAGCCTCATTCCGTTATCTATCTACAAAAAGCTGGGTATAGGGGCTGCgcaagataccagaatgacacttcaattttCCGATCATTCAGTCAAGAAACCGTATGGCATTGTTGAAGACGTTCTGGTAAAAATTGATAAGTTTGTTtttccggtggattttgtaattctcgaaatgccggaagatgaagagatcccTCTTATTCTGGGGAGACCCTTTCTGGAGACGGGTCGGTGCTTAATAAACATAAAAGAAGGAACAATGACACTAAAATTTTATGATGAATAA